A stretch of the Halomonas sp. BDJS001 genome encodes the following:
- a CDS encoding phosphomannomutase, which produces MSSIRSTTAIIHDSGIAFGTSGARGLVEQFTDEVCAAFTVAFITAMRDSFPVERIALGMDRRPSSPAMAAACTSAAHTLGVEVDDYGILPTPALALKAMEDDVPCIMITGSHIPFDRNGIKFYRPDGEITKADETAILNAEAAMPPLPPPTRSEVSEAANKAYSQRFTAWFPGEPLKGWRVGLYQHSAAGRDLNAHILSELGADVVVLGRSEAFVPVDTEAVSDEDQAQGRAWANQHQLQALLSTDGDGDRPLLGDETGTWQRGDIVGLLCARALGIEALAVPVSCNTAIEACGAFQLVERTRIGSPYVLDSMAKLSKRFTRVAGFEANGGFLLGSRLESDGRQLAALPTRDALLPALTLMVMAAQRGINLSQLISDLPARYTASDRLKDFATEKSHALLAEWQTSPELMQQTLGLQAGIAAVNSTDGLRATLENGDIVHLRPSGNAPELRCYSESASQADASALVKQSLAALEKLNQEPNH; this is translated from the coding sequence TTGAGTTCAATACGTTCGACTACCGCGATTATTCATGACAGCGGCATTGCTTTTGGTACCAGCGGCGCACGAGGGCTGGTTGAACAGTTTACCGATGAAGTATGTGCAGCTTTCACCGTGGCCTTTATTACCGCCATGCGGGACTCTTTTCCAGTAGAACGTATTGCGCTAGGCATGGATCGCCGCCCCAGCAGCCCGGCGATGGCAGCCGCCTGTACCAGTGCGGCCCATACGCTGGGAGTGGAAGTGGATGATTACGGTATATTGCCAACGCCCGCTCTGGCATTAAAGGCAATGGAGGATGACGTACCCTGCATCATGATCACTGGCAGCCATATCCCGTTTGACCGGAACGGCATCAAGTTTTATCGCCCCGATGGCGAGATCACCAAAGCTGATGAAACCGCCATTCTTAATGCCGAGGCAGCAATGCCTCCACTACCTCCGCCGACGCGCAGCGAGGTCTCTGAAGCAGCTAATAAGGCATACTCCCAGCGCTTCACTGCATGGTTTCCAGGTGAGCCATTAAAAGGTTGGCGGGTAGGCTTGTACCAACACTCGGCCGCAGGGCGCGATTTGAATGCGCATATTTTGAGCGAGTTAGGTGCGGATGTAGTGGTACTAGGCCGCAGCGAAGCCTTTGTGCCTGTAGATACCGAGGCCGTTAGCGACGAGGATCAGGCTCAAGGGCGTGCCTGGGCAAACCAACACCAACTACAAGCCCTGCTTTCTACCGATGGCGATGGAGATCGCCCATTGCTTGGAGATGAAACGGGTACGTGGCAGCGTGGTGATATTGTCGGGTTACTCTGCGCCCGTGCATTGGGAATCGAAGCGCTGGCTGTGCCGGTAAGCTGCAATACAGCGATAGAAGCCTGCGGTGCCTTCCAGCTAGTTGAGCGCACGCGCATTGGTTCACCGTATGTATTGGACAGTATGGCTAAGCTCAGTAAGCGGTTTACGCGAGTGGCTGGGTTTGAAGCCAACGGTGGTTTTCTATTGGGAAGCAGACTGGAGAGCGATGGTCGTCAATTAGCCGCCCTACCCACCCGTGATGCGCTGCTCCCCGCCCTTACTTTGATGGTGATGGCCGCCCAACGAGGGATTAACCTCTCGCAGCTAATCTCTGACTTACCTGCCCGCTATACGGCAAGCGACCGACTCAAGGATTTCGCCACGGAGAAAAGCCATGCGTTACTGGCCGAATGGCAAACCTCACCTGAGCTGATGCAGCAAACATTAGGGTTACAAGCTGGCATTGCAGCAGTCAATAGCACTGATGGCTTGAGAGCCACGCTTGAAAATGGCGATATTGTGCACCTTCGCCCCTCTGGCAATGCACCGGAGCTGCGCTGCTATAGCGAATCTGCTTCGCAAGCAGACGCTTCGGCACTGGTAAAACAGAGCTTGGCCGCTCTCGAAAAGCTGAACCAGGAACCCAACCATTAA
- the glyA gene encoding serine hydroxymethyltransferase — MFSRDMTIAGFDDVLFDAMQKEVERQEAHIELIASENYASPRVLEAQGSQLTNKYAEGYPGKRYYGGCEFVDIAENLAIDYAKELFGATYVNVQPHSGSQANSAVFQALVKPGDTILGMSLDAGGHLTHGAKPNFSGKHYNAIQYGLDEQGLIDYAQVAQLAREHKPKMIIAGFSAYSQIVDWAKFREIADEVGAYLLVDMAHVSGLVAAGVYPSPLPHAHVVTSTTHKTLRGPRSGVILSAENDADIEKKLQSAVFPGGQGGPLMHVIAAKAICFKEAMEPEFKTYQQQVVKNAQAMAKVFIDRGYDIVSGGTEDHLFLLSLIKQGVTGKDADAALGRAHITVNKNAVPNDPQSPFVTSGLRIGTPAVTTRGFSEQECSSLAGWICDILDVLAKGEDTSAIEAQVLDKVAEVCARLPVYK; from the coding sequence ATGTTCAGCCGCGATATGACAATTGCCGGATTTGATGATGTGCTGTTTGATGCCATGCAGAAAGAAGTGGAGCGCCAAGAGGCCCACATCGAACTGATCGCTTCCGAAAACTACGCCAGCCCCCGCGTACTCGAAGCTCAGGGCAGCCAGCTGACCAATAAATACGCTGAGGGCTACCCTGGTAAGCGCTACTACGGCGGCTGTGAGTTCGTCGATATCGCTGAAAACCTGGCCATTGATTACGCCAAAGAGCTGTTCGGCGCCACCTACGTGAACGTTCAGCCCCACTCAGGCTCGCAAGCCAACAGCGCGGTGTTCCAAGCGCTGGTTAAGCCAGGCGATACCATTTTAGGTATGAGCCTGGATGCGGGCGGCCACCTGACCCACGGTGCCAAGCCTAATTTTTCCGGTAAACACTACAACGCCATTCAGTACGGTCTGGATGAGCAGGGGTTAATTGATTACGCTCAAGTGGCCCAGCTTGCTCGCGAGCACAAGCCCAAAATGATCATCGCCGGCTTCTCAGCCTATTCACAAATTGTTGATTGGGCCAAGTTCCGTGAAATCGCCGATGAAGTAGGCGCTTACTTACTCGTTGATATGGCCCACGTCTCAGGTCTGGTCGCGGCGGGCGTTTACCCTAGCCCCTTGCCCCATGCCCATGTGGTCACCTCCACCACCCACAAAACCCTACGCGGCCCCCGCAGTGGGGTGATTCTCTCAGCGGAAAACGACGCTGATATCGAGAAGAAGCTGCAGTCAGCGGTTTTCCCCGGCGGCCAGGGTGGTCCCTTGATGCACGTAATCGCCGCCAAAGCGATCTGCTTCAAAGAGGCTATGGAGCCCGAGTTCAAAACCTACCAGCAGCAGGTAGTCAAGAACGCTCAGGCAATGGCCAAGGTGTTTATCGATCGCGGTTACGACATCGTCTCTGGTGGTACCGAAGACCACCTCTTCCTGCTTTCGCTGATTAAGCAGGGCGTAACCGGCAAAGATGCCGATGCTGCTTTGGGTCGTGCTCATATCACCGTGAACAAGAACGCTGTTCCTAACGACCCGCAAAGCCCGTTTGTCACCTCTGGCCTGCGTATTGGCACCCCGGCGGTGACCACGCGCGGTTTCAGTGAACAAGAGTGTAGTTCGTTGGCAGGTTGGATCTGTGACATTCTGGACGTTCTGGCCAAGGGCGAAGACACCAGCGCCATCGAAGCCCAGGTGCTGGATAAAGTGGCCGAGGTATGTGCGCGGCTTCCGGTTTATAAGTAA